The stretch of DNA CATCCCTCACACCGGCTCGCCTGGCCGTGCTGGTAGGCTGTCGATCTCGCAACGGGGGAACTTTGTCTGATGACTCGATCTGGCTCGATCAGTCCCCCTTTCTCTGAGAGTCGACGGAATTCCATGGCCCACGTGATCGACGCGACACCCTCGAAGCTGGAGCCGGTCCACCCGCACCGGATCATCCTTCAGCCGCAATCGGGCTGGCAGGCGATCGACTTGAAGGAACTCTGGGCCTACCGCGAGCTGCTCTACTTTTTGACCTGGCGCGACATCAAGGTTCGATATAAGCAGACGTCTTTGGGCGCGGCCTGGGCGATCCTCCAGCCGTTAATGACGATGATCGTCTTCAGCCTGTTCTTCGGGAAGATGGCGGGGATATCCTCGGGAGACCTGCCTTACCCGATCTTCGTCTTCGCCGGGCTATTGCCCTGGACGTTCTTTGCCAACGCTGTCAGCGGAGCAGGCCAGAGCGTCGTCGGCAGCGAGCGGCTGATCACCAAGGTCTACTTCCCCAGGATCATGATCCCGCTCTCGGCAGTCCTGGCCGGGCTGCTCGACTTCGCCATCGCCTGCGGAATGCTGGCGGTGCTGATGCTCTACTACGGAGTCGTCCCGCAACCTGGAATCGTGCTGGCGCCGGTGTTGGTGGCCGGGATCACGCTGGCGGCCATCGGGGTAGGGACCTTGCTGGCGGCCCTGACGGTTTCGTATCGCGACTTCCGCTACGTGGTCCCGTTTATGGTCCAGCTCTGGATGTTCGGAACCCCCTCGGTCTACATGCATCCCGATAAGCTCGGCCAGGGCCCCTGGCGAACCATCTTGCCGCTTAACCCGGCCTACGGCTTGATCGCCAACTTCCGAGCCTCGGTGCTGGGCGGGCCGATCGACGCCTACTCGCTGGGGGTCTCGATGGCTGTGGCCTCGGCGCTGTTCGTGATTGGGTCGCTCTACTTCCGCCGCGTCGAGCGAGGCTTCGCCGACGTCATCTGACCGGACCCGGGACCCAGGGAACCCATCTTCTCGCATCCAAGAACCTCGTCCGGGAGACAAGATGAGTCAGCTC from Isosphaeraceae bacterium EP7 encodes:
- a CDS encoding ABC transporter permease, yielding MAHVIDATPSKLEPVHPHRIILQPQSGWQAIDLKELWAYRELLYFLTWRDIKVRYKQTSLGAAWAILQPLMTMIVFSLFFGKMAGISSGDLPYPIFVFAGLLPWTFFANAVSGAGQSVVGSERLITKVYFPRIMIPLSAVLAGLLDFAIACGMLAVLMLYYGVVPQPGIVLAPVLVAGITLAAIGVGTLLAALTVSYRDFRYVVPFMVQLWMFGTPSVYMHPDKLGQGPWRTILPLNPAYGLIANFRASVLGGPIDAYSLGVSMAVASALFVIGSLYFRRVERGFADVI